AACTCCTTCCCCGCCGGCGCTCAGCCCCCCGCCGGCGCTCAGCCCCCCGCCGGCGCCGAGACCGGCCACACCCCACCGGGTGGAGCTCGGCGTTCCGGTGACGATCGGCGTTCCGGTGACGATCGGCGATCCGGCGACGATCAGCATTCCGGCGGCGATCGGCGTTCCGGGGACGGTCGACGTTCCGACGACGATCGGCGTTCCGGGGACGATCGGCGTTCCGGGGACGGTCGACGTTCCGACGACGATCGGCGTTCCGGGGACGGTCGACGTTCCGACGACGATCGGCGTTCCGGGGACGATCGGCGTTCCAGGGACGATCCCAGAAGGCAACGCTCCGACCCTGCGAGGCGAGTGTTGGAGGACCCCGGCGGACGGCCGCTGGTCCCTACTGGATACTCCCACAGGAGCAGTCCCAGGGGCGACACACACCCGTTCCAACGACACACTGACCCTCTCAGCAACTCGCACCCCTCCCATCGAAGCAGCGACGCCCACGCCGACCGGCGAGAGCGAGGGTCTGGGGACGGGGGCCGGACCAGCAGCCACTCacaaggccccgccccctgggacCTCCTGCGGGGGACGCCGGCGTACCCCAACGGCGCCGGGTCGGAGGGCTCGGACTACActacccagaatcccccgccAGCCCCGACCGGGGCTCCCGATCCGGGCAGGGTCGACCGTGAGGGCCGgggcagacaggaagtgacGTCAGACACCAGGCGGGCGCGGTCTCGCCCCGCCGCTTCCCCGTCACACCACTCGCAGGAGGCCCCTCGTGCACAGAGGGAGCGCACACGCGACCACAGTCCCCAACGGGTCGCCAGGGAGACCGCCACCGAGCCAAGAGGTCACGTGACTCAGCAGCAACCGATGACGACCCGGAGCCTGGACGCAAGAGCCATGGCTGACcccaaccacctcctccagccccgcccccagacccaagccccccagccccgcccccagacccagcccccccagccccgcccccagccccaacccccccagccccgcccccagacccagcccccccagccccgcccccagacccaacccccccagccccgcccccagaccCAACCagtccagccccgcccccagacccagcccccccagccccgcccccagacgGCGGCGTCCCCACCCACAAACCACCGTCACCAAGGCAACGCCGCGCCCCGGTCAAACGGGAACCCACTGACCCAGGAGGCTCTTCAGAGCCACACCAAGCACGCCCAGACCTTCCAGAACCGGATCCAGCAGACCCAGGCCGCCCTGCAgcgccctccgcccccccccctggtcatCCCCATGAGCCAGTTCAAGGAGCTCCCCCGGGAGCGGCTCCAGGACCGGCCCCCCAACAGaccggccccccggcccgccGCCCACCTGCCCGCCGCCCACCTGCCCGCCGGACAGCGGCTCCGCCCGCAGGCCGACCCGCACCCCCCTCGGGCCACGGGCCACGCCCCCCGCGGTCACCACGCCCCCCAAGGTCACCACGGCAACCCCCACCAGGTGAGCGTCaccgaggccccgcccccaatgAGCGCCCCTTAACGAGAACCCTTGTAAGGCCCCGTTTGCACGAAGGGAACACGCAGATATTCCCACGCGGTtcggcctctcatttacacgaagacgccgtttttgtcacagaaaacgatcatttctaaaaactccggccaaagtggagatttctgaaaacgctggtTACGTGtcgtcgtgtcaacggggagaaacggggttttaggttctgaagcgtcacgttatgcgccaggaaatgcttaacgtcatatgagcgccctgtgtttacagtttgtttgttacaggaagacgctcgtgttattcgttgttgttgattctgaggattctgattggcttgcctgGCTTTATCCtactccctacactgccgcccataggtttggcatagttataatggcgctcgatGGCGTATTCATGCATTTtaatgtaaacgacaactttattgaaaacgatgctgtgtgcacaacgttatttttgaaaacggacgAGGGGAAGGAAGTAGCCTGCTGCTATTTTCATTCGCGTTTGAAAATGTCACCCTTGTGTCGAAAACAAGACGACCCGCACACTCGGATCGTATAGTTAAATCCGGTCAACGGTTCAATAAGTTAACATAATCTAGAACTGTTTGAGAAACATGGAATAATTGCGGCTTGCCCAGTTCGCAAGGCATCCTGGGTAATTCGTGACACTCCCCTTAGCTGCGAGTGAGGTACCGAGCTGGCTAGCTGCCGAGGGATGATTTTAAGGGGAAACaggctctccctcttcctccccaagtATTGGAACAACCTACCCCTGCGCGGGAATGCGCAAATTCTAAGGCTAGGGGGAGTAATGGGATGGGGCCACAGCCTCCACCACTCTTCTGTATGCTCTCACTTGGTTCGTGGTGGTCGTGATGGCAGTGACGGTGATTATGGTGACGGTGCTGCTAAAGTGGCGTTTCAGAGCAGGTCGTCAACCATGACGTTTTCCCTAACTCAGGcttttcttcttctgtgtttCTCCAGAACCAGACTCGCAGAGATAGGCCTCATTGACGAACAATGTCCCCTGTGTGCGGCCGCGGTACTCCAGAGGGCCTGTGACTCCAGGGGGCCTGTGACTCCAGGGCCCCGGATCAGGCAGGAAGACCCGTCTCCACCTCATGGCCTGTCCTGTTGAGTATTAATGCTCCTAttgagtgttgagtgttgaTTTAAGAGGCGTTGTCACGCGGTGTGTGAACACATGGGCGTGGTCGTTCCTGGGCTTTCCCCTCAGGAGCTATGCATCACATGACCTAACAGAAGAGAGGCCTCTCCAATCCccggccccctgctggccaaaGCGTGGTGTAACTACACATACTGGAAGGGCttcgagaggaagaggaggacacgATCACAGGAGTTACGGTACGACCGAGGCTGTTTTATTACCTGGAAGTATTTATCTAATGGTCCGCTTTTACGGGGCCTCGGCAGAggagcccggggggggggggcaacagtAAGCGCTTGTTAACTAATCCCTTTTTATGGTTCTTAAATGATTGGGTAATCACAGCACGGGGTCGACACGGAGTCACCCGACGTAGCACCGCCTCGACCGGATGGGAAATAAACGCGGTTAACGCACCGAGACACTGGGAGGAAGACACAGGGAATGTGATTTAGTGTTTGTTATTTACTGCCATTCTTTGTGATTGTTTACTCTCAGGGAACGATTGTACAGTGAACAAAGAGGTTTTATAATCGGTTTAACGTTAACCCCTATTGTTATTTAAATCTCTTCCATGAAATGTAGGACATCGTTTAGATGACATTTAAATGAATGCAAAGCTTTTTAATAACTTCAATAATTTCTTTGGCAAAATAAAACGTTTGAATGTCAAGAGTAGGCCTACGATAAGTAACATCCAAAATCCCCCAATTACCTCTTGAAGTTGTTGAGACGGCTGGGCAATGAGGGCCATCCCTGTAGTGGGAGGGATTTAATCAAACGATAACCAAAAGATGCATTACATATGCAGACGCCACCGTTCAGCTCATATTTTATCGTCCCGCAATGGAAACTCACTATGCATCAGGGCATGATATAACATTAAAAATAGATGGTACTTAGAAAATACTGAACCCTGCGGTATTGAAAAACCCACGGTCCACAGAGAGTTATTCGAGTCGCCATTTACTTGCATTTAGTGTTGGCATAGGCTGCCGCTACACGATTGCCAATGTCAATGCTATCCTGCGCCCAGCCTATTAACTGTTTAATAACGCTGGCCTCTTAAATCCCCCCCTTATGTTATCAGGTGAGGGAGAACCAAAacaattacattatttatgtattataattccttttttttttatgcgtcGAAAAATATCTGTGGGGGTAAATAACATTGGAGGCGGGCTTGTACttcagtttgtatgtttgtttgtacaTTATTCAAGAAAGACTAGTTTGAGTTACAGATCTTAGCTGGAATTAAGATCACTATCTGCTGTCAGGGAGTGGCCACTTTCAGAATCATGTGCTGCCGGttactatgtgtgtatgtatagatGTATCTGATGGGTTTTTAATTAAGATGTATTTTATGGTCTGTATAGGATGCTGCCTCACAGGACTGTTTAAAAGAACAAGAGCCTTAGGAATCAAATGAGCTGTTTAGACTTGCTCTGTCTGCACGGACagaataggcctacctaataaagcCGTCTGAACTTCTGTTCTGAACAAGGAGCCTGACTTTTTCGCATCGACTCTGTAAAGTTCCTTCTGTTATTTGTCCTTCACACGCCATGTGCTATTTCTGTTCCCAGTCCACGCCTCTGATAAGTAGAGTTGAACGGGCGCCCACTTCTGCTCGGTCTTCTGCTGATGTGCGAATCGGTACAGGCATCAGTTTGGTACTTCCGTTAATAGAGTgaaaaataaagtgtgtgtgtgtgtgtgtgtgtgtgtgtgtgtgtgtgtgtgtgtgtgtgtgtgtgtgtgtgtgtgtgtgtgtgtgtgtgtgtgtgtgtgtgtgtgtgtgtgtgtgtgtgtgtgtgtgtgtgtgtgtgtgtgtgtgtggccctagCCTCGGATTAGCATGtagatgtgtctctgtgtggcgACGCGGTCGCTGTGACTAATGGCGATTGTTTTTGCGTCCCTTCGGGGCTCCAAATGAAAGGCAAACATAATTCTATATCAGAGTGTAGGGGACCCTAGTGGATGATTACAGCTCATCCACAATGGAGGACCTCCTCCTGGTTGTAATGTCACTCGGCTGAATATCCTCACTGTATTTCACTACATTGTGTTCGACCTTACCTCTGAGTGGAAATTACAATATTACAGATTCACTGCAGCATACGTAGCTGTGCTAAAATAAACCCTTTTCTTTTAGATTTCTGACATTAGCAGTGCACTGGTGCTCATGAACACTGGGGTTAAAGAGAACTAGCCAGAGTCTTTGAGGCGCAACACTTAACATggagagacacgcacgcacgcacgcacgcacgcacacacaaatacaccaccaTTCACAGTAGTGTTACTAGTAGAATCAAATATTTATATTCTGAATGTCTCAAACATGCTagacaatatatatttatatatttaattgataataatataatagattTAATTGAAACTGTCCTCAAACTCTAAGCCTTTACGAAGGATGTGCCAAACTTAACGGTTGGCTATTAATATGTCTTAAGTTCTGttcaaatattttatatttaagaCTACATAATACATCAATCCCAGCCAGTAAACCTCTTATTAAGTCCTCGTTTTAAGTCCTCTTGCCTGTCTTTATATACAAGAAAGGAGACGTATAGACGGGTTATAAATACACACGCATAGTTCAAGGAAGACGTTTAGAGAAGATCACAAGATACTCGACATCACCTCCTCTTTCTGTCTACTTCCTTCAAATTCATATTCAAGTGTGCTTGTGACAACCTAATTGTCACAAGCACATGCAGGATGCACATCAAAATATATCTGCGAGAGATTAACAATTTTCCTCAGATCAAGTGTTGAGTAAAACGGTATTAAGAGTTTGTCGAAAAGTGTAGTTTCATATGTTATATAAtcaacgatttatgatgactatatgctctgcaaggtgaccttgggtgtcttgaaaggcgcctctaaattaaatgtattaaatgtattataattaCATAATATATTCTAGGTATATGACAATAAATACAATGAAGTCACATTAGACACCTACACTAACGAATGTACATTAATTCATTAAAGGAACCAATTTTGATTTGCACATATTATTAAAGACTTTGTTTTGTCCGAGCACACCTTTAGTCTCTATGATGAGGTGTGTTCGGTCCATGCTACATGGAGTTAAGAGGTaggataaggagagagagagagaagactttCTGTGGAACATTATTTAGTTTTAACAGGAAGAGTGGATCAAACTAAAGTGAATTAATGTTTGTTAAGACAAACGTACAGAAAGTTCCAAGATAAACAGAAACAGTCAAGACAGCACTAGACACAAATGTTTCTTACTTTTCAACTATATCAACCATTTTCTTTCCCGTCCTTGCATCCTTGTCCGGGCCTAATCCCGACCAACCAGACGGACGTTTAGAAGAAAGGCCTGCAGTGTTCTGTAAGGCCGGCTGACATTTGGAGACGAGGCTGTCTCATCCCGCTCTGCCGTGTCTGATGAGGACAAGCGTCCGGACGGAAATGTCTTCAAAAGCGACATTTTCTATTAATGTGAAAATGGTGGCAGCCAGATGTCGGATACTTTTTCTGCTGTTTATGGTTTGACATGTTTGTTTCAAATGGAAAATATAAACACTTTTTATTAGGAATACATTACATTTTTAGACTGGAATTGTATTTTGGGGTGAAAATGTAACAAACTTAGAAAAATCGTAATTGGAATAGTTGCTGACATCCCTCTGATGTCACAGCGGCAGAGGAAAGAATTTGTGGCGTTTTGAACGTTTCATCTAAGGCGTTCACGGATAAAGAAGAAAAATGTGCCAGGAAAAAGAGACGGGGGGGCCTGCAAAATACGTGTTCATGTGGTGACGTCTTTTAAGTTATTGGTAACCTGTCCTCAATCAGAGTTTAATTCAATCTTCTTGCATTTATTttgaatattgtgtgtgtgtgtgtgtgtgtgtacgtgcctgtgtgcgtgttgtaCTTACCTCCAAACTGTCTGTACGACTCATTTGAATTCAGTTCGCATTTGCGCTGCAAAGTagcttttttttatattttatcaaCTTTCCATCTAGATAATATCATTTCACCATACAGAACGTGCTGCCCAGTTGCttgcttgtttatttatttcgcCGGTGACTTGAAAATTAATCAGCTGTATTTTTCTGTTCTGACGGCGTCAGCAGACTCGCTAACACAGGCACGCTATCTCCCTTAGCTGTTTACTCTGCATTTGATAGATGGAATATTTGCCGTGCCGGGCTGAGGCTCTGACGTGGttataggaaaaaaaaaaaagcaaaggcTGATGTAAAATAGtgacatttttgttgttgtaaaaAGCATGTTAAAAGACACCACAGCGCTTATCGGGAGGCACAGAAGATGCTGAGAGTGTGTCTCCTCTTAGTGGTGTTCCTCCAGTCAGCTCTCGTCTCTGATCCCGGAGCACAACAACATTGGGCTTTTCTTGTCAATCACTCGATATAACAgtagtctctctcgctctctctctctctctctctcgctggtaGACGTTTTTCGGCTTTGAAGCTGCGGGCGGCAGAGGAGCTGGTGGTTAGAGGTCGTACGTGGATAGGGGTACCATTTGTTTATTCGCAGAGGTCGTACGTAAAGGCCATTTGTTTATTCGCAGAGGTTGTACCTAAAGGTCGATCGATTAGTTTGACGATAGAGTTTCTACGCAGAGGTCGTTAGCGGAGGTCACTGCACTGTTGTTGTTCCTCTGATTGGCTCGTATCGGGGCCAGGGTGGAGTCAGGACACCAGTGTCTCATGGTAACCCAGTTAACTCCAGAAAACATTTGCCATGTTTTCCCGTCTCTTGGTAAAAGTAAACTCAAAACACTCCCCTGATCTTTAGCTCTCAGGCGCCGGTGGGAATGGCACTCGATACGACCGCTGACGGGGTCCATTCTTCAAACGTGTGATTTGGCCTCAATCCCCTCGGGTCGGATTGGCCCGACTTACAAGGGATGACATCACTTCTTTCTCACCCTATTGGTCGATCTGGACCCATTGCCCGCTGACCTTTTGACCTGGGACAACAACCCAacaaaaaagattaaaaaaacaaacaaaaaaaaaacgatcctGTCTTCCATGTGGCATCGCGTCCGTCGAAAGTGAACGCGAGCGAACGTTACCGTCTCCCGTGACTGCAGAGTGCTATCTACTCTTAGGCGAGGCCGTCTGGGGTAAAAAGAGAGCCTTTCATCTCTCCATCCTTTAAATTATGTTGTCTCTTATTTGTACGCTTGAGCCCTTAATCATAGTTGGCGTCTCTCAAAGGGGCTTCTCAGGCCCCTGTGCTCTACGACGTCCCCTAGTAACCCTAAACCCT
The Gadus macrocephalus chromosome 6, ASM3116895v1 DNA segment above includes these coding regions:
- the si:dkeyp-97a10.3 gene encoding serine/arginine repetitive matrix protein 1, coding for MNPLLLVSLTVLVRFSLSQEPVSIEFQTDPVLVQTGTDILFTIINLPDVVLVTWDSPGGSTSLAIWSGGSGTVNPPPQYLGRLSVTRNQLRISNAQLTDAGSYRVQVNPSASTGLASNSKSVQLQVFVAVSGVSLSVPPVAVEGSNISLTCSFATGTAVSVAWGFQGVALAAGPRISISGGSLVIDPGRRGDAGEYSCTVSNAVSARSAKRTLTVYFGPDTPVLTKDLPVDCVGGGDAVLGQTLTLTCVSVSLPPALFSWQQNGRPVATVQPDSGVLGVQAVSANQSGRYTCLARNAITGGASEQSTEVEVVQTCLSGGEVAGIVIGSLAALLLIILLILLLLVRWRRRETTTRSRTHTPVPPVPLGNGLVVQGSDPPLHQPNHRYTLPQQYNHRAPNNTTLPRDRDPDLPPPYRHQGNARLLPAAFPDNGIDNPGFSPAAAADTLSRTAPQNSNILIQGAAPDGSRPPTVQVNLGPQPGGTTGTLPAMHFNLNSFPAGAQPPAGAQPPAGAETGHTPPGGARRSGDDRRSGDDRRSGDDQHSGGDRRSGDGRRSDDDRRSGDDRRSGDGRRSDDDRRSGDGRRSDDDRRSGDDRRSRDDPRRQRSDPARRVLEDPGGRPLVPTGYSHRSSPRGDTHPFQRHTDPLSNSHPSHRSSDAHADRRERGSGDGGRTSSHSQGPAPWDLLRGTPAYPNGAGSEGSDYTTQNPPPAPTGAPDPGRVDREGRGRQEVTSDTRRARSRPAASPSHHSQEAPRAQRERTRDHSPQRVARETATEPRGHVTQQQPMTTRSLDARAMADPNHLLQPRPQTQAPQPRPQTQPPQPRPQPQPPQPRPQTQPPQPRPQTQPPQPRPQTQPVQPRPQTQPPQPRPQTAASPPTNHRHQGNAAPRSNGNPLTQEALQSHTKHAQTFQNRIQQTQAALQRPPPPPLVIPMSQFKELPRERLQDRPPNRPAPRPAAHLPAAHLPAGQRLRPQADPHPPRATGHAPRGHHAPQGHHGNPHQNQTRRDRPH